A region of the Gambusia affinis linkage group LG11, SWU_Gaff_1.0, whole genome shotgun sequence genome:
AATTCATCTACAGTTtaaagggttttgttttttatccagAGCCACATGTAGCAGGAGCAGGGCCCTGGGCTTCAGACAGTTTGGTGCCCAACTCTCACAAATTCCTTTTgctcataaaaattaaataaacagtaaCAATTTCAATTTGGGaccaaaatgaaatattcaacTAAAGAAAATTCTACTAACTCAACAATAATCAAGAcataatattttagtaataattagACAAATAgagtcacattttttaattactgaaaaaGAGTGTCAATTATTGTACAtcgaaaactgaaaaaaaataaataaaagattttgcTTGTTTGCCTTGTTAAAATTAAAGCACCCTGTTtggaaaattaacaaaaaaacaatcccaaaaaaatttctaatgccaaaaacatgaaagtggagtctcaggaagagcaggaacttcttaaagagacagagacccaatcaAATTGTTAAATTACAATTATATTGGAGCCCTTGGACTCACAGATGTGATAAAAGTATTCTGACTACCTCCTTCTTGCTGTTGTCCAGTTCTTTCTTGGCTTTCACTGCTACTGCCTTGATTTTGTTCATCTTCTCgtctttttctttgattttatccTCTAGCAGAGctgagggaagaagaagaaaaggttttagttattttttttgaagactGCTTAttcagtgaaataaaactgatgagATCCATGAGCACACCTAATTTCTTGGTTGTCTCACTGGCTTCACTTTCCTCAGAGGAAGCAGATTGGACATTAGATTcctgtgaacaaaaaaaaaaaagataaaaatattagaGGGTAAAAATTGcaccaataaaatgcatttccttTAAACACAACTTTATCTTCTTTGAGGTGGGGAATCCTAAACCAGGAGTTTAGAAACTTTTTGATGCCACGGTCTCACAAACAGCATGGAAATGCTACAAAAtgtgcaacttttagatgttttttcctcatttttactCACTATAacaattattacatttgtttttaacataaatgcTGCCTCATATCTTTGGATTTTAGTTGGTCATGAGTTCTGCGGTGGAACATGTAATTATTAGGTAATATATTATGACACAAACATCAGATTAGTAAAGTAATAACAAATTACCAGATACAATTATTTTGATTATAGGTAATATTTTACTTCATCTTCAcagttcttgtgttttttttaatggagaaTTTCTTCCACAGCAGGGTGGCTGGACGtttccttctgtctttttcttgacagaagttttttgattttgtgctCGTTTCTCTAGCTTGAGGAGCAAAGCAGTTTTATAAGTTTGACTAGAAGCCAATTAGAAAGATGAGCATCACAAATGACATTTCAACTGGTCTCATTTTATTGCTTCAAGgtatttataaaagatttagcagaaaaaaagtcacaacttaAACTGATTTTAGGAGAGTGTTTTTTACTAAATTGTTTTGATGTTGTActggttttttgttgtaaataattgtttaaatgtattgttGTCAAGACACTATACTGAGTTTCATCCAGGTTAAATGAAAGGCTAAAGataaagaagttattttaacttaGATTTCCTAATAAGGGTTGAAAAACAGattatgtttgatttaaaaaaatattggattgaattttgttttgttttgtttctttttcctccaaCTTTAAGCATCCTTTGTCGGTTCCCCAGAGGGCCGCGCCCCTCATTTTGAGAAACAGCCCTAAAACGTTTGACCCACCTGCAGAGCTGTTATTTCGTTCCTCAGCTGTGAAACCAGAGCGTCCTTCTCTCCAAGCTTCGTTTCCcactcctccttctcttcttgAGCCAGGGAAGCTTGGGCCCGGAGTTTCTGGTTCTCGTCGCTAATCTTCTCATTAACTGACTTCATGTCTTGGAGATCTCTCTGCAGCCCCTCTACATCCTTCACTACGTCCATGAGGTTTGATCTCAACATGTCTCGCTCCTTTTCCAGGTCTGTGATGTGCGCCTGGAAGTCTGTCTGCATCTCTTCCTGTCTTTTCTCTGCCTCCATTTCTTCAAGACTTCTCTTTAAGAGGTTTTTCTCGTTTTCGAGCTCTTCGACTCGCGTCCGGAGatcttccagctcctcctttGACTTTTTGAGGACTTCAGATTGATTTTCTTCCAGCAGCCTCATGGAAGCACCAGATTTCTCCGCCTCCTTTGTTAGCGACTTCACCTTCTCCTCTACTTGTTGCTTTTCAGATTCCCTCTGCGCCATGTGAGCCTCCAGGTCAGCCATCTTGGATGCCATTAGCTTCCCCTCTTCCTGAAGCTTGGACAGCTCCAGCAAAGCCTGCTCCTGTTTCTGATGGAGATCGTCCCTCTCTGTGGAAAGCTCTTTGATTCTCAGCTCCAAACCAGAAATCGTCTCCTCATAAATCAGCGTCTTCTCCTTCAGATTTTCTTCcgtcttttccttttcctccttcaGACGCTTCAGCTCGTCGTCTGTTTGCATCCTCAAGCTTTCCACCTGCTTGTTGTTGTCATCTCTGAGTAAAAGTGTTTCCCTTTCTTTCTCTTGCAACAACGACTCAATTTCTTTCGTTTTGGCGTCATTCGAACTTTGCACTTCGTCTTCTTTGAGCTTCAGCAGGTGTTGCGCTTTGTCCCGCTCTTCAGTCAAAATGGCGGCAATTTCTTTCAGATCTTGAATCATGTTCTCCTTCATCTTCAGCTGTGAGAAGATCTCCTCGTTCTGCATAGTCAGCTCTTTCACAGCCTGTTTTAAAgaggtttcttcttcttctgcggAAGTGTAAGGTTTCTGGCTTTGAGCTGAATCATTTTTCTGAAGGTCTTGGATATTCTTCATCAGAGAGTTTTTCTCCTCTGTGATTTCAGTCATCCTCACCCGCAGCTCGTCCCTCTGTTGGGTGAGCTGCTTGATCTTTTCCTGAAGGTCTTGCACTGTTTCTGCACCCTTTTCCTTCATGGCGTTGTACTGCTGGACAAAATCTTTGGTCTTCTCCCCCAGCTCTGTCTCCACACTTTGAAGTATGTCTCTCATCTGCTGGCACTCGGCCATGGCGTCGTTGCGTTCTCTGGTTAAGGCCTCACATCGAGCTGTCAGCTCCTCATTCAGATTCAGGTCACTGCTTGAAATCTCAATGGGAGTTTTAACTTCTTGTTGCTCAGGTTGAAGCTTCAGCTCGGTTTCAGTGGTCGGACTGTCTTTATTCATCTGCAGCTCATTGATTTTGAACTCAAGCTCTTCTTTTTCCACCTGGAAATCCTCCTTGACCCTCTCCAGCTCTGCTTCAAGCTCCGCCTTCACGTTGCTGAGCAGCGTGAGCTCGTCCTGCAGCATGGTGTTCTGGGACTGAACGTCGTCCAGTGCCGTCCTCAGTCTGCCGAGCTCGCCCTCCTCGCCGCCGCTCTGAGGTTCGGCTTGTTTGCACCGGGACAGCTCCAGCATTTTGGCGATCCCGGCACCACGGCTGGGGTCCTCGTCTTCCTCTTGAACATCCTGCAGGTAGCTGTctgcaaaaaacagaacaacgtTCCCTCAAGATGCTGCTAAAGTTAGAAATAAGTCGTTATAATACAGTGAATCGTACCcagacctgtcacaataacagagTTTGGTGGATGATAAACCGTCACAGAAATCATATTGTGGTTATTTTGACACCAATTTCACCTAATATTATGATAATTGCATCATAATGCAAATCTGTCCTCTGATAGGTGAATAAACGCTCATTTTATACAAACCACTCCAAGCTGGAACAGAAAGACATTTTAGAACACAACAACCGAaaccaataataaataaaatagaattaaataataaataaattaattaaatggaTTACGATAtctctttaaacaaaactgccattaaaaatatattaatcataagaacattgtgtttttaattaataacttATTGTGACAGGTTTGATCAAACCACAAACTGCAATGTATTTTGGGGAAGATTTTAAATACTAAATTGCACAAAATTATAGTGGGAAAATTAAAgatatgtttttggtttttttatgaCAACAAAAACCTGTGGAGTGTTTTTGTGGTAGAATTTGTTAGCATGCTGCTTGTTCAATTTTCACCAGAGTGTTTTATATAAAGActtgttcagttcagtttcatgAGCATGAAGCTGACTGCAGCTTCTGtcaataatgtttttcttgccTGGCCTGTTCGTTTGTTGGCCACGTTTGCATGTTGCAGCTCTGGCATTTTTTTAACCTACAACTAATTTACATTTCTCCATTACCTGTTTGCTGTGCTCATTGGTCTGCAAGGTCTTTTATAAAATCACCAATATTCTCTAATAAACTGCTAATAAATAGCTGTATGTATGATGAGATTACATTTCATACAACTTTTTTGTTGACCAATTAAAAGTATTAGTTGCATTTACTTTTACTAAAAGTATCAGAGGGGATGAATACACTTTTTAGACATTtagttgtaaaatatttacGCGTTTGAAGACCTTACTACTGTCCTTtcgtttgcttttgttttaaattgattttattttcatataactttgtttattcttttattatgctgaataaagtaaaactactactagtaaatattgaaaaaaattatgtataaattctctttcatttcacaattatgcaccactttgtgttgatctgtcaaaccactctaaaaacaaaatcttaccaagtatttttgtctagttctACTTCAAAAACCTTAGTACTCTTGAGGTCAAAACTGAtttgaaagtaacttttcagcaaaatgtaggagcttgttttaagtacatAATTATTTAGTACTGATGAAAAAGTCTTAgttctaagtgaaataatctgacagtagaacaagacattttacaatattttaagttaaatgtcttgttccactggaAGATTTTGTTACTTGTTACTAGaacttttttaatcaatattaaggaattatttacctaaaGCAAGCTTCTATGTCGagctggaaagttacttgtaagtgagttttgtctttttgtcttatttcaagtgtactaaaatatttgcccTAGAAACTGGATGATTGTGATGAAATCcacacaaaatatattgaaatctTTGACtgtattgtaaaataatatttaattcattGCTTAATTGAAATGTAAAGTCAATTTTCAAGGCTTTTTTGATGCACATTTCTCCTCAGATAATCAAACCAAACCCAGAAAGCAGTAACTTCCTTCCTTCTGTTGTACCTTTTGACGCCAGCTGCTCAGTCAGCTCCTCTGTGAGCAACATGAGGCGATCCCTCTCGATCTCCCAGTCCTCCTCCAGAGCTTTCATTTCCTCCTCATGCTGGACGGTTTTCTGAACCAGCTCCTCCTTCAGGTTCTCCACCTCCTGCTGGGCCTTCGTCAGCTCCTTTTGGTACTTCTCCTCCAGCTGAGCTGCCTCTTCTGAATTTCTGTCTTGGATTGCCTTCATTTCAGCTCGAAGGCTTTCCAGTTGCGCTTCCAAAGAGTGTCTGACTTCTTCTATGCTCTCTTGAGCACTGGTGTATTCTGCTCTGCgttccttctctctttctctgtctcgtTCCTCTTGTTCCTGGAGTAATTTCTGGAAATGAGTCACTTTTTCCAGGTGTTTGTTTCTGGATTCCTCAATGCTGGACTCCAAGGTTTCAATCTTCCTTTGGTGGTCTTCAATAACTTGCTCATGTTCATTTTGCAGCAGTGCTAGATCCtcctgaaaataataaaaaataaataacaatttagCTTCTTTGCAGACATAACATtgcagaaaattgttttgtttgtggtaTTTTACCTTGGCTTGCTGCTTGGTTCTCTCTAGCTCTTTACGTGAGAGTGCAAGACTTTGCTGAGTTTCAGCTTTCTCCAGTAGCAGAACATCCATCCTTTCAGTCAGCTcctaaaacagcaaacagaatagaattataaaatgttcacaTATTCACTTTTACAACAGACCTGGAGACAAACAAACCTGTATCAACAAGGCATCCTCTGGACTTTTGTCAGTACTTTTGGATTGTTGTTTAAGGGATTCAacttctttttccaaatctgggaaaacaaataaagtaatgTCACAAATTCACAGACAGAGAAGAATCACCAGTCGTGACTTTACTATCTACCTGCGCATTTGGTCTTCATCTTTTGCATGACGGCGATCTGTTTTTTGGCATATTTGATGAGATCATCTTTGGACAAAGTATCCAGCTGTGCAGACggtgggaagaaaagaaagcagaaagctAATCTTATGAAACAATAATTCTCAACCTGGGTATGGTGGTTAGTCTTTGCACAATGGATTAAAGCCAAATAACAAACTTTAGGGCTGTTTTAACATCATCTTTCCACATGTGAGCTTCTAATAAAATCTTCCAACACTGACGCTGCATATCATCACCCGTAAATCAATTTgcacttttaaagaaatgtgaaatttaGCTTCTGATCCTCATTAATTGTACAATAAACTCTTTTTAGGGTTACACTGGAAATCAGAAAAAGCACAAACTCTACGTAGCTGCTGCAAACTAACACTGATGGGCTGGCCAAATCATcagcaaattaaattattaaaaatgtggtGATCCACAATACAAATACTCTCCCTATCATTTAGCCTAACAGTAAgattttccaatttttattcAAGATTATCACGGCATTctctaaaaatttaaataaaaatgcatgacaAGATATTATTGTCAAATCAATAATTTCAGATACATTACTGCAGTAGTAATAATAAAGCACATGACatgtatttgttatttttattttcatcaaaaatataaattaaaaacctACATTTTGCAGTTTGTAAGTCCTTATTGCTCAGACTAATAATATCCATCAGAAATGCACTGATTGATGgaatctgaaatatttcccaacagctaaattgtaaataaaataaagccaaaaataaaagtaattctGTCATCACATTTCCCCTAATGGTTTTATAAACAATCATATATTTAGACATGACCAAtgattttcacatgaaaatatGCATCAGAAAGAGAGGTCCGGATTAATAAAAGACACAAATGTAGAAAGTTGTGAGGTACCTTTGACTTGGGAGCCCCGGCTTGGGATGGAGTCCCAGCCTCAGCTGCAGAACCACCGGGATCCTTTTTAGAGGAAAGTAAAAGAAGTAACCCCATTAGATTAAAAAACGTTGGGTTCatcaggagaaaagaaaacgtTTATGTCAACCAACCACTGGcaataatatttactttttgcacaaaacttgcaaatatttttcttccaagtaagctttttatttaagataacTGTATTAACGAAACGGCTCTGAGTTCTGGTATCTGTAACTTCAAGATGCTCCACACCAACTTGTCAGGTTAGCTAAAGCTAACTGCTCGATACTGAATATTTACCTCCATTTCAGGCGGCTCTTTAGCTTCTCCTCTCTCCTGTGTCACAAAGGCAGATAGCAGGTATCTGACAAGGAGAACGTCAATCAATATCTAAGATTACAATCGACTAAGTAGCGATTTAGCACGgaaacatttggtctgttttGGTTCCAGGGTAGCAGGCTAAAGCTAAGACCCGCTTCCGCAATCGTCAACCGGGTGACGTCGGAATAATATACGTCACGTGTTCAAACGGAGTTGgtcaacaaaaaattaaaatatatgaaaaatctcgccgtaaaattttgaaataatttatttgttgcataaaaaagtatttgatacataagaaaaatttaaatattttaaaatagaaacctTTGGTACAATAAATACAGGTAAAGAAGATTTTATCTCACACAGTTGAGGTGTACCGACAATGACCGCCTCACTTTTTTGTAAgtggaaaaactttaaaaattgacGGTGCatctaataattatttaacCCACCGCATAGTATATATTTCTGTCGATGGACTGGCCCAATTACTCCACCCTCCCTCCAAGATTCTGCAAGGATAAGTACGTAAAGACAATGGCTGTCCAGATGGACATATtgtatttacattaattttataGCTGTAacaaagctgcaacaaaaaaatccagttgAAATGCTGTAGAATGACCTTAAATGTGCCACTTATGTTCATAAGACCTCCGAtatgactgaattaaaacaattctgcaaagaagagtggaCCAAAAATCCTCTACATAAAGCAATTATAATTAATAGCTAATTTTGACAACGATTTTGTTACAAAGGGTGGCACAACCAGTGGTGTGGATTTAGGATCAATCACTTTTTTACataagaaaaaagttttcttaCAAAGCAAGGAAGCTGTTTTGGAAAGCTTCCttgcttttaataaatacattttaattttctgctccAAAATATGTTAAATCCATTCAAATCTATTTTCTGTATGAAAGTTAGGGGttgcaatgtgaaaaaatgaaagTATGAGGGATTTTGTGTAAGTTAAAACTGTAAGTTATTTCATTTGTGAcattaaattgaacattttgctCTCGTTACAATCTGAGCAGCAGGGGAAATCCAATTAGTTGTCACAGTCACAGACATAGAAGATAACAGGAGGTGAAATATGAAAGCCCAAAATACTTTTCTTGATTGTATTTTAGTCAATCTGAGAtcatatttaagaaaatgtgcCCAGGTCTGTGTCCTGCAGCCATTGTTTTTGGGATGTTTTAGAGAGGTGAGGATATTTGCCCTCACCCTGACATCAGGGCCGTCATAAACCCAGTGAAGCTTCTGTATTCTCATCCCATCGAGTTTCATCTGTTGAATATGGAGAGCCTCTGTTTTGACACAAGTGACGGAGGCGCCAACGGGGGCAACTTTGCTTGATGCCTCTTATGCTGACAAGGCTGGCATGCTGTGAGCAGAGGGCCAAAGGCTCAGCTGACTCCCTGTCTCATCTGGAAGAAACCCGCCTGGGTCAAACACACCCATCCATCAACAGCCCCTCCCTTGTTTTCTCGCAGGGTATCCAGCAGTAttttgctgccatttttctCCCCCCACTCATGGCCGTCAGTCAGGGACGGCTTCGCGGTAATATAACTGACACCGGCTGGCGTTCAGGGAGTAATGAATGGCTTGGCTGGGTCCatcaggag
Encoded here:
- the LOC122839322 gene encoding GRIP and coiled-coil domain-containing protein 2, whose amino-acid sequence is MEDPGGSAAEAGTPSQAGAPKSKLDTLSKDDLIKYAKKQIAVMQKMKTKCADLEKEVESLKQQSKSTDKSPEDALLIQELTERMDVLLLEKAETQQSLALSRKELERTKQQAKEDLALLQNEHEQVIEDHQRKIETLESSIEESRNKHLEKVTHFQKLLQEQEERDREREKERRAEYTSAQESIEEVRHSLEAQLESLRAEMKAIQDRNSEEAAQLEEKYQKELTKAQQEVENLKEELVQKTVQHEEEMKALEEDWEIERDRLMLLTEELTEQLASKDSYLQDVQEEDEDPSRGAGIAKMLELSRCKQAEPQSGGEEGELGRLRTALDDVQSQNTMLQDELTLLSNVKAELEAELERVKEDFQVEKEELEFKINELQMNKDSPTTETELKLQPEQQEVKTPIEISSSDLNLNEELTARCEALTRERNDAMAECQQMRDILQSVETELGEKTKDFVQQYNAMKEKGAETVQDLQEKIKQLTQQRDELRVRMTEITEEKNSLMKNIQDLQKNDSAQSQKPYTSAEEEETSLKQAVKELTMQNEEIFSQLKMKENMIQDLKEIAAILTEERDKAQHLLKLKEDEVQSSNDAKTKEIESLLQEKERETLLLRDDNNKQVESLRMQTDDELKRLKEEKEKTEENLKEKTLIYEETISGLELRIKELSTERDDLHQKQEQALLELSKLQEEGKLMASKMADLEAHMAQRESEKQQVEEKVKSLTKEAEKSGASMRLLEENQSEVLKKSKEELEDLRTRVEELENEKNLLKRSLEEMEAEKRQEEMQTDFQAHITDLEKERDMLRSNLMDVVKDVEGLQRDLQDMKSVNEKISDENQKLRAQASLAQEEKEEWETKLGEKDALVSQLRNEITALQESNVQSASSEESEASETTKKLALLEDKIKEKDEKMNKIKAVAVKAKKELDNSKKEVVTLKEEVASLKAEREKIKTSMKDIIHGAEGYKNLQIDYDRQTEELDKEREKVEAAERQIAELTKRLSSAVTQKETLSSEKEDLQAGLETMRSALKQLEARNQELQKQLASLDRDLLAERAMKDQKLKDLSSATKEVEELTAQLHRQQQQSQQTAQELELLRKEAQQNSLLDMEMADYERLVKELNGKLTEKDKCVEELKSQINRLNQTQETHKQKIEALKSQLDQEEEKTMKMKQLLVKTKKDLADAMKQESSLMMQQASLKGELEANQQQLESSKIEMSELAAERHRLQEQLKSTLEQQQRTSSSLQQRILSLQQDRDTAKAELLATTSEFESYKVRVHNVLKQQKSKTSAQSEGDSGKLEREQLSSQVEQLRSRLSESQQSLQSSVAELQQLQAEHDTLLERHNKILQENITKEAELRERVLTLQTENMSLRSEVTQAQADLSSQVEAQRQTYREQLRKLQDDHRATVETLQGQLSRVEVQLFNLQSQNSAVSAQSSRKPLASELQRRSADQNQAGLGSMGLNDLQSMAREEGEGMETTETERLSPKLAAPPSLEQLLTSPDPKQEPFVWTAEPTKEELTEKLSTATRSMEHMNGLLHETEATNAVLMEQITLLKNEVRRLERNQEREKSVANLEYLKNVLLQFIFLRSGSERQALLPVIHTMLQLSPEEKSKLAAIAQGEEEGSGSRGSGWTSYLHSWSGIR